In the genome of Pigmentiphaga litoralis, one region contains:
- a CDS encoding SapC family protein encodes MFEKVVPVNKERHATKRIKEITGFSFASRFHIAYVTMHEFARAAAIYPIVFLEDKEKDEFRPVALLGLDAGSNLFVGEDGKWDASYVPAIIRRYPFALAGTSTEGQFTICIDEASELVSDTEGSPLFENGEPTQVIENVKRYLSELQQMDVLTRDFAKFLAENNMLTPLNMRVRESDRVKNIAGCYVINEERLNNLSDERFLEIRAKRFLPAIYAQLISLAQIERLVALNDKRAAK; translated from the coding sequence GTGTTCGAAAAAGTCGTACCCGTCAACAAAGAGCGTCACGCCACCAAGCGCATCAAGGAAATCACCGGATTTTCTTTCGCATCGCGCTTCCACATCGCCTACGTCACGATGCACGAGTTCGCCCGCGCCGCGGCGATCTACCCGATCGTGTTCCTGGAAGACAAGGAAAAGGACGAATTCCGTCCGGTCGCTCTGCTGGGCCTCGACGCTGGCAGCAACCTGTTCGTCGGTGAAGACGGCAAGTGGGATGCGTCCTACGTGCCCGCGATCATTCGCCGCTACCCGTTCGCCCTGGCCGGTACCTCGACCGAAGGCCAGTTCACGATCTGCATCGACGAAGCCAGCGAACTCGTGAGCGACACCGAAGGCAGCCCGCTGTTTGAAAACGGCGAGCCGACCCAGGTCATCGAAAACGTGAAGCGCTACCTGTCGGAACTGCAGCAGATGGACGTGCTGACGCGCGACTTCGCCAAGTTCCTGGCCGAAAACAACATGCTGACCCCGTTGAACATGCGCGTCCGTGAAAGCGACCGCGTCAAGAACATCGCCGGCTGCTACGTGATCAACGAAGAACGCCTGAACAACCTGTCGGACGAGCGCTTCCTGGAAATCCGTGCCAAGCGTTTCCTGCCCGCCATCTACGCCCAGCTGATTTCGCTGGCGCAGATCGAGCGTCTGGTCGCCCTGAACGACAAGCGCGCCGCCAAGTAA
- a CDS encoding TolC family protein, whose product MALPPASRAAPTQANTMFANAPVPGAATAAGPALGDTVLDPRRFMQLVVARNAEIAYAQLQADIAARGLDAESTVYQITSYGGIRHEQRVRQRTVEEQLSTLLARVSVLDENVNTLESGVKWRTPSGADMSLSVRHVDRRNNLIAQTNNRTLESNASMVMTIRQPLLKGAGRDAVETDLRIAELEFDIGRWQYRQQLTKMGGDALGAYWQLQRAYMAHPLRLKLLDNARDGLRDVREREASGRLAPTAESDAMVIVSARESDVFKSLQTIAEAEARVRVLLDLPPTDGKWALYDDWSSVRGIDTRSSADVRLVQALDVWPAYRVARLRVEQGEYRMRFAKNQKLPQLDVQASYGTNGLAYGQRDAIDIARRDRYPDWYVGIGFEVPIGSITRASAQYEGQALKLRQAELESQNVRNALMNDLFSRAEAYRLTVQDVEQLNADLTSRTDLLTADRNAFRDNLAPRARLLRREADVLESRLRLLEGEARLHTARTLLAISEGSLLSDYGIEVFP is encoded by the coding sequence ATGGCACTGCCCCCCGCGTCGCGGGCCGCACCCACCCAGGCGAACACGATGTTCGCCAATGCGCCTGTGCCCGGCGCCGCGACGGCGGCGGGCCCGGCACTGGGCGATACCGTTCTGGATCCCCGCCGTTTCATGCAGCTGGTGGTGGCTCGCAATGCCGAGATCGCCTACGCCCAGTTGCAAGCCGACATCGCAGCCCGCGGGCTGGATGCCGAATCCACCGTCTATCAGATCACGTCGTACGGTGGCATCCGCCACGAACAACGCGTCAGGCAGCGGACCGTCGAAGAGCAGCTTTCGACCCTGCTGGCCCGGGTGTCCGTCCTGGACGAAAACGTCAACACGCTGGAAAGCGGCGTGAAATGGCGAACCCCGAGTGGCGCCGACATGAGTCTGTCGGTGCGTCACGTTGACCGGCGCAACAACCTGATTGCGCAAACCAACAACCGCACGCTGGAAAGCAATGCGTCGATGGTCATGACCATCCGCCAGCCGCTGCTCAAGGGCGCGGGACGTGATGCGGTCGAGACCGACCTGCGTATTGCCGAACTTGAATTCGACATCGGCCGCTGGCAGTACCGCCAGCAGCTGACGAAGATGGGCGGCGACGCGCTGGGCGCGTATTGGCAGCTGCAGCGCGCCTACATGGCGCATCCGCTGCGCCTGAAATTGCTCGACAACGCGCGCGATGGGCTGCGCGACGTGCGCGAGCGCGAAGCGTCGGGCCGCCTGGCGCCGACCGCCGAATCCGATGCGATGGTGATCGTGTCGGCCCGCGAAAGCGATGTGTTCAAGAGTTTGCAGACCATTGCCGAGGCTGAAGCCCGGGTGCGTGTGCTGCTCGATCTGCCCCCCACCGATGGCAAGTGGGCGCTGTACGACGACTGGTCGTCGGTGCGCGGCATCGATACCCGCAGCAGCGCCGACGTCCGCCTGGTGCAGGCGCTGGATGTGTGGCCCGCCTATCGCGTGGCGCGGCTGCGCGTGGAGCAGGGCGAGTACCGCATGCGCTTTGCCAAGAATCAGAAACTGCCGCAGCTGGATGTGCAGGCCAGCTATGGCACCAACGGCCTGGCCTATGGCCAGCGCGATGCGATCGACATTGCGCGGCGCGATCGGTATCCGGACTGGTATGTGGGCATCGGCTTTGAAGTGCCGATCGGATCGATCACGCGCGCCAGTGCCCAGTACGAAGGCCAGGCGCTCAAGCTGCGCCAGGCCGAACTGGAATCGCAGAACGTGCGCAACGCGCTCATGAATGACTTGTTCAGCCGCGCCGAGGCCTACCGGCTGACCGTGCAGGACGTGGAGCAGCTGAACGCGGATCTGACGTCGCGCACCGACTTGCTGACCGCCGATCGCAACGCCTTTCGCGACAACCTGGCGCCCCGTGCACGGCTGCTGCGGCGCGAAGCCGACGTGCTGGAAAGCCGCCTGCGCCTGCTGGAAGGCGAAGCGCGCCTGCACACCGCCCGCACGCTGCTGGCCATCTCGGAAGGCTCGCTGCTGAGCGATTATGGAATTGAGGTGTTCCCCTGA
- a CDS encoding efflux RND transporter periplasmic adaptor subunit has product MTSSSFFLRRHAAAALCAAAVLLLSPAVHAQEYTGLVHARHDLILSVSAPGVVARVPAVVGQQVEARAPLLILDDRIQVTEVQRRKVLLDDMSEVRSLDERVRILAPLYEDTRKLLNARGAVSRDEVARLELELLTARARQSQLLAQKQRERVELTAAEQERDTRRLVAPVAGVVTRVDTDIGEWARPGDALIQIVDASVCFLRLNVPVAAVTGLKVGADVPVRFEATANVAPITGKVTYLAPVIDAASGLVEVRISFPNPKNMVPPGIKGIAQLAGKAAR; this is encoded by the coding sequence ATGACGTCGTCTTCTTTCTTTTTGCGGCGCCATGCGGCGGCAGCGTTGTGCGCTGCCGCCGTACTGCTGTTGTCGCCGGCCGTGCACGCGCAGGAATACACGGGCCTGGTGCACGCGCGCCATGACCTGATCCTGAGCGTGAGTGCGCCGGGCGTGGTGGCGCGGGTGCCGGCCGTGGTGGGACAGCAGGTCGAGGCGCGCGCGCCGCTGCTGATCCTGGACGACCGCATCCAGGTGACCGAAGTGCAGCGCCGCAAGGTCCTGCTCGACGACATGTCCGAAGTGCGGTCGCTGGACGAACGTGTCCGCATCCTGGCGCCGCTGTACGAAGACACCCGCAAGCTGCTGAATGCACGCGGCGCGGTCAGCCGTGACGAAGTGGCGCGGCTCGAACTGGAACTGCTGACGGCGCGGGCGCGCCAGTCGCAACTGCTGGCCCAGAAGCAGCGCGAACGCGTCGAGCTGACCGCCGCCGAACAGGAGCGCGACACGCGCCGCCTGGTGGCGCCGGTGGCCGGGGTGGTCACGCGGGTCGATACCGATATCGGTGAATGGGCCCGGCCGGGCGACGCGCTGATCCAGATCGTTGACGCATCGGTGTGCTTCCTGCGCCTGAACGTGCCGGTGGCGGCCGTGACCGGGCTGAAGGTGGGCGCCGACGTGCCGGTGCGTTTCGAAGCGACCGCCAACGTTGCGCCCATCACGGGCAAGGTGACCTACCTGGCGCCGGTGATCGATGCGGCCAGCGGCCTGGTCGAAGTGCGCATCAGCTTTCCGAATCCCAAGAACATGGTGCCGCCGGGCATCAAGGGCATTGCCCAACTGGCAGGCAAGGCGGCCAGATGA
- a CDS encoding efflux RND transporter periplasmic adaptor subunit translates to MNAPGASPQFAPDAVSVIKALQALRQGSPTQPGYWEQVASSLRFLCRATSVWVVRQAGTDGAVGRLHGDWLLIGQSSDSTSAEFDVRWLEELTTLVPRAEGKGFAVGPGTTAAGLSVYRVVVRLEHTAASYALLDIPQRERANLNELVLRAQLVADLPGDLSPVPPRPGVTPAPAPASYAPVPAPVAAAAGQGGGAVPPQVPAIVGGAADGAMPPSAAAALPGTQTIHVPLADLLDLASQAMRQQHSGGAQLTIVNGLAAFTGAAQVAFGWSDHGYVRASTISHLDRFEHHSELVEYTESALDESLEYEFALRSPALPGEPVFAAQDRLRDEQGFRHVCAMSLRRGLEPAPGAVLIAHADDRTVDDATLANIRMMFDLTVPWLLDLRDREKWWGKRLRDWTAVRLGALVGPQHVWLKALGVAFGLFALYATFATWDYRVNGGGQLTTDSTRLISASFEGRVDTANVTSGDLVREGDVLSMLDTRELRQQESDARAEIRRYAAEADKARASAAWAEVEIATARQQQADARLARVLDMIEQSTSRAPFDGVVVEGERKDLLGAPVRKGDKMFKLARIEGLYVVVTVPERDMPLITPAATGELVLVSRPDVKIPLRVIAVIPVAQTKGQDGNQFMVRAEVQQAPEAWWRPGMSGAVRIDAGEKNVAWILTHRLVDKLRLMLWW, encoded by the coding sequence ATGAACGCGCCTGGCGCCTCGCCGCAATTCGCGCCCGACGCGGTGTCGGTGATCAAGGCCCTGCAGGCCTTGCGCCAGGGCTCGCCCACACAGCCCGGCTATTGGGAGCAGGTGGCGAGCAGCCTGCGGTTCCTGTGCCGCGCAACGTCGGTGTGGGTCGTGCGGCAGGCCGGCACCGATGGCGCCGTGGGCCGGCTGCATGGCGACTGGCTGCTGATCGGGCAGTCGTCGGACAGCACGTCCGCCGAATTCGACGTGCGCTGGCTGGAAGAGTTGACGACGCTGGTGCCGCGGGCCGAGGGCAAGGGATTTGCTGTCGGGCCAGGCACGACGGCGGCGGGCCTGTCGGTGTATCGGGTCGTGGTCCGGCTGGAACACACGGCCGCGTCGTATGCCTTGCTGGACATTCCCCAGCGGGAACGCGCGAACCTGAATGAACTGGTGCTGCGCGCGCAGCTGGTGGCGGACCTGCCGGGCGATCTGTCGCCGGTGCCGCCGCGGCCGGGGGTTACGCCCGCGCCCGCGCCGGCGTCCTACGCGCCCGTGCCGGCGCCTGTGGCTGCTGCGGCGGGGCAGGGCGGTGGCGCGGTTCCCCCGCAGGTCCCCGCGATCGTGGGCGGCGCGGCCGACGGCGCGATGCCGCCCTCGGCGGCTGCTGCGCTGCCCGGCACCCAGACCATTCACGTCCCCCTGGCCGACTTGCTTGACCTGGCCTCGCAGGCCATGCGCCAGCAGCATTCGGGCGGCGCGCAGCTGACGATCGTCAACGGCCTGGCCGCGTTCACCGGCGCGGCGCAGGTGGCATTCGGCTGGTCCGATCACGGCTATGTGCGTGCATCGACCATCAGCCACCTGGACCGCTTCGAGCACCACAGCGAACTGGTCGAGTACACCGAATCGGCCCTGGACGAGAGCCTGGAATACGAATTCGCGCTGCGCAGTCCGGCCTTGCCGGGCGAGCCGGTGTTTGCCGCGCAGGACCGCCTGCGCGACGAGCAGGGCTTTCGCCACGTGTGCGCGATGTCGCTGCGCCGTGGCCTGGAACCCGCGCCGGGCGCCGTGCTGATCGCGCACGCCGACGATCGCACGGTGGACGACGCCACGCTCGCCAACATCCGCATGATGTTCGACCTGACCGTGCCCTGGCTGCTGGACCTGCGCGATCGGGAAAAGTGGTGGGGCAAACGCCTGCGCGACTGGACCGCCGTGCGCCTGGGTGCATTGGTGGGGCCGCAGCATGTGTGGCTCAAGGCGCTGGGCGTGGCCTTCGGCTTGTTTGCGCTGTATGCCACCTTTGCGACGTGGGACTACCGGGTCAATGGCGGCGGCCAGCTCACCACGGACAGCACCCGCCTGATCAGCGCGAGCTTTGAAGGCCGCGTCGACACGGCCAACGTCACGTCGGGCGACCTGGTGCGCGAAGGTGACGTCTTGAGCATGCTCGACACGCGCGAGCTGCGGCAGCAGGAATCGGATGCGCGCGCGGAAATCCGCCGCTACGCCGCCGAAGCCGACAAGGCCCGCGCCAGTGCCGCCTGGGCCGAAGTCGAAATCGCCACGGCGCGCCAGCAGCAAGCCGATGCGCGCCTGGCGCGGGTGCTGGACATGATCGAGCAGTCGACCAGCCGCGCGCCCTTCGATGGCGTGGTGGTCGAAGGCGAGCGCAAGGACCTGCTTGGCGCGCCAGTCCGCAAGGGCGACAAGATGTTCAAGCTGGCGCGCATCGAAGGCCTGTATGTGGTCGTGACCGTGCCCGAACGCGACATGCCGTTGATCACGCCGGCTGCCACCGGCGAACTGGTGCTGGTCAGCCGGCCCGACGTCAAGATTCCGCTGCGCGTGATCGCCGTGATTCCGGTCGCGCAGACCAAGGGGCAGGACGGCAACCAGTTCATGGTCCGCGCCGAAGTGCAGCAGGCGCCGGAAGCATGGTGGCGGCCGGGCATGAGCGGCGCGGTGCGCATCGATGCAGGCGAAAAAAACGTGGCCTGGATCCTGACGCACCGCCTGGTCGACAAGCTGCGCCTGATGTTGTGGTGGTAG
- a CDS encoding biotin/lipoyl-binding protein, which translates to MPGATFSDAWYRIADARVALLPAVKVQSHRYRGRLWFVLEDPYSQKFFRITPEAYDFVRALDGERTIDEVWRDYAETRGAAAPGQDEVVRLLSQLHMSNMLFFRGKAHSDAIFERTRAQKQRELYGKLLSFLYVRVRLFDPNKLLDRIRPLILWCTGRTALVVWLAVIVAGGINVIQHADELHQHTQGLLALDNLGWLYVAMTLLKVFHETAHAFVCKRYGGQVHTFGVMFLIFTPLPYVDATSAWGFASKWRRAYVGLAGVVTELFFAAIGAIVWAHTSDGVINSLAFNVMFIGSVSALLFNGNPLLRFDAYYVLADLIEIPNLYQKGQAQVVHLCDRYLLGNKANVSPATDHTERVWFTSYGWGSLVYRLILSVTILMTVLDHWFAIGMALMVTTLITLIVMPGRKLVTYLMSPALANRRSRAVGALAALVFAVYAFVVWVPLPHAVRLPGVLEARQRAVMYVETAGALTQLRVQHGQTLRKGDVIAVLRNDDLELNLALTRLQITEYDTLLRQALQKTPADVAPLERRAQALAERLAEFEAMKSRLVVRAPQNGEWVAPVLHERMHSWIERGQPLGEVVDLSSFRFSAVLAQDEAAELFPAADGSGELRLVGQASESIPIARFDLIPYQRDRLASPALGFLGGGDVAVRPDDTSGTLATESFFEVRAGVPTPSLAAITAYQGMSGVLRLTLDDQPLYERARKSFLQLLQRRYAL; encoded by the coding sequence ATGCCGGGCGCAACCTTCAGTGACGCGTGGTACCGGATTGCCGACGCGCGCGTGGCGCTGCTGCCGGCGGTCAAGGTGCAATCGCATCGCTATCGCGGCCGGCTCTGGTTCGTGCTTGAAGACCCGTATTCGCAGAAGTTCTTCCGCATCACGCCCGAGGCCTATGACTTCGTGCGCGCGCTGGATGGCGAACGCACCATCGACGAGGTCTGGCGCGACTATGCCGAGACCCGCGGCGCGGCCGCCCCGGGGCAGGACGAAGTGGTGCGGCTGCTGTCGCAACTGCACATGTCCAACATGCTGTTCTTTCGCGGCAAGGCGCACAGCGACGCGATCTTCGAGCGCACGCGCGCCCAGAAGCAGCGCGAACTGTACGGCAAGCTGCTGTCCTTCCTGTATGTGCGGGTACGGCTGTTCGATCCCAACAAGCTGCTGGACCGCATCCGTCCCTTGATCCTGTGGTGCACGGGCCGCACCGCGCTGGTGGTGTGGCTGGCGGTGATCGTGGCCGGCGGCATCAACGTCATCCAGCATGCGGACGAATTGCACCAGCACACCCAGGGGCTGCTGGCGCTGGACAACCTGGGCTGGCTGTACGTGGCCATGACGCTGCTCAAGGTCTTCCACGAAACCGCGCATGCCTTTGTCTGCAAACGGTATGGCGGACAGGTCCATACCTTTGGCGTGATGTTCCTGATCTTCACGCCCTTGCCCTATGTGGACGCGACGTCCGCCTGGGGGTTCGCCAGCAAGTGGCGGCGCGCCTATGTGGGCCTGGCTGGCGTGGTGACGGAACTGTTCTTTGCGGCGATCGGCGCCATCGTCTGGGCGCACACGTCCGACGGTGTGATCAACAGCCTGGCCTTCAATGTGATGTTCATCGGGTCGGTATCCGCGCTGCTGTTCAACGGCAATCCGCTGCTGCGGTTCGATGCGTATTACGTGCTGGCCGACCTGATCGAAATCCCGAACCTGTACCAGAAGGGGCAGGCGCAGGTGGTGCATCTGTGCGACCGCTACCTGCTTGGCAACAAGGCCAATGTGTCGCCCGCGACGGATCACACCGAACGCGTGTGGTTCACGTCATACGGCTGGGGCAGCCTGGTGTACCGGCTGATCCTGAGCGTGACGATCCTGATGACGGTGCTCGATCACTGGTTCGCGATCGGCATGGCCCTGATGGTGACGACGCTGATCACGCTGATCGTGATGCCGGGCCGCAAGCTGGTCACCTATCTGATGAGTCCGGCGCTGGCGAACCGCCGGTCGCGGGCGGTGGGCGCCCTGGCGGCGCTGGTGTTTGCGGTCTACGCCTTCGTGGTGTGGGTGCCGCTGCCGCATGCGGTGCGGCTGCCCGGCGTGCTGGAAGCACGGCAACGCGCGGTCATGTATGTGGAGACGGCCGGCGCATTGACCCAATTGCGGGTGCAGCATGGCCAGACCTTGCGCAAGGGCGATGTGATCGCGGTGCTGCGCAACGACGATCTGGAACTGAACCTGGCGCTGACCCGGCTGCAGATCACCGAATACGACACGCTGCTGCGGCAGGCGCTGCAGAAAACGCCGGCCGATGTCGCGCCGCTGGAGCGCCGCGCACAGGCCCTGGCGGAACGCCTGGCCGAGTTCGAAGCCATGAAGTCGCGGCTGGTGGTGCGCGCGCCGCAGAACGGCGAGTGGGTCGCGCCGGTGCTGCATGAACGCATGCACAGCTGGATCGAACGCGGCCAGCCGCTGGGCGAAGTGGTGGACCTGTCCAGCTTCCGTTTTTCCGCCGTGCTGGCGCAGGATGAAGCCGCGGAACTGTTTCCCGCGGCGGACGGCAGTGGCGAATTGCGCCTGGTGGGGCAGGCCAGCGAAAGCATTCCCATCGCCCGCTTCGACCTGATCCCCTACCAGCGCGACCGGCTGGCGTCCCCGGCGCTGGGCTTTCTGGGCGGCGGCGACGTGGCCGTCCGGCCGGACGACACCAGCGGCACGCTGGCCACCGAATCCTTTTTTGAAGTGCGCGCCGGCGTGCCCACGCCGTCGCTGGCGGCCATCACGGCCTATCAGGGCATGTCGGGCGTGCTGCGCCTGACGCTGGACGATCAGCCCCTGTACGAGCGCGCGCGCAAGTCCTTCCTGCAACTGCTGCAACGCAGGTACGCCCTATGA
- a CDS encoding Lcl C-terminal domain-containing protein: MRLSSPDLTMLSPSRARAARVLPASLLALATLGTLAACGGGGGESEPAPPVVTVSSAPVLEADGRIVFSVRLNEPSPKGVTLTYATADLATTLAAKAIAGYARGGAACGAGIDYVTSTGAVGFAPGASTGSITITTCNDSAFQANKRFNLTVSGGAAPVVAVATLVNDDTGGLNDTGITACVDAAGAATACPAAGLLGQDAQTGRDAIAVTNAAADGLAGFSYAKIGAAGEPLAATATAWSCVRDAVTGMLWQVEQSAPVAIPFSGVQARVDAANAARLCGVATWRVPDVAELSSLVNSGKTTGVAIDSSWFADTAAFGNQAASLYWSATTFPSDAQTAWVVDFSIGTIGVKNKAAGSGNNLALRLVSGAATTASSATPCTPGSATNAATDRFTDNGDGTITDKTTQLMWMQCSLGQSGAACATGASTAVSWASALGTAATVNANPSGLGKGYSDWRLPNRNELGSIVDRACSAPAINRAYFPGTGNASYWSSSPSQILTKAAWQLNFVDGDAAPGDTSGSRLVRMVRAGN; this comes from the coding sequence ATGCGACTTTCAAGCCCTGACCTGACGATGCTGTCGCCTTCCCGCGCGCGTGCCGCGCGGGTCCTGCCCGCGAGCCTGCTTGCCCTGGCGACGCTGGGCACCCTAGCCGCGTGCGGCGGCGGGGGCGGCGAGTCGGAACCCGCGCCACCGGTCGTTACCGTGTCGTCGGCGCCCGTGCTGGAAGCCGATGGCCGCATCGTGTTCTCGGTCCGCCTGAACGAGCCGTCGCCCAAGGGCGTGACCCTGACCTACGCAACGGCCGACCTGGCCACGACGCTGGCGGCCAAGGCGATTGCCGGCTATGCGCGCGGCGGCGCGGCGTGCGGCGCCGGCATCGACTACGTGACCAGCACCGGAGCGGTGGGCTTTGCGCCGGGCGCATCGACCGGATCGATCACGATCACCACCTGCAATGACTCCGCCTTCCAGGCCAACAAACGCTTCAACCTGACCGTGAGCGGCGGCGCGGCGCCCGTGGTGGCGGTGGCGACGCTCGTGAACGACGATACCGGCGGCCTGAACGACACCGGCATCACCGCGTGCGTGGATGCCGCGGGCGCTGCCACCGCGTGCCCCGCGGCCGGACTGCTCGGACAGGATGCGCAGACAGGCCGCGACGCCATCGCCGTCACGAACGCCGCCGCCGATGGCCTGGCGGGTTTTTCGTACGCCAAGATTGGCGCGGCGGGCGAGCCGCTGGCCGCCACGGCCACGGCCTGGTCCTGCGTGCGTGACGCCGTCACCGGCATGCTGTGGCAGGTGGAACAGTCGGCGCCGGTTGCCATTCCCTTCTCCGGCGTGCAGGCGCGGGTCGACGCGGCCAACGCGGCGCGTCTGTGCGGCGTGGCCACCTGGCGCGTGCCGGACGTGGCGGAATTGTCGTCGCTGGTGAACAGCGGCAAGACGACCGGCGTGGCCATCGATTCGAGCTGGTTCGCGGATACCGCGGCCTTCGGCAACCAGGCCGCCTCGCTGTACTGGAGCGCGACCACCTTCCCGAGCGATGCCCAGACGGCATGGGTCGTGGACTTTTCGATCGGTACGATCGGTGTCAAGAACAAAGCCGCGGGCAGCGGCAACAACCTGGCGCTGCGCCTGGTCAGTGGTGCGGCCACAACGGCCTCGTCGGCCACGCCCTGCACCCCGGGCAGTGCCACCAACGCCGCGACGGACAGGTTTACCGACAACGGCGATGGCACGATTACCGACAAGACGACGCAGCTGATGTGGATGCAATGCAGCCTGGGCCAGTCCGGCGCAGCCTGCGCGACCGGGGCGTCGACTGCGGTTTCCTGGGCATCTGCCCTGGGAACGGCTGCAACCGTCAATGCCAACCCCTCGGGCCTGGGTAAGGGCTATTCCGACTGGCGCCTGCCGAACCGCAATGAACTGGGGTCGATCGTCGATCGCGCCTGCAGTGCGCCGGCCATCAACCGTGCCTATTTTCCAGGCACTGGCAACGCCAGCTACTGGTCCAGCTCGCCGTCCCAAATCCTCACCAAAGCCGCGTGGCAGCTGAATTTTGTCGACGGCGATGCGGCGCCGGGAGATACTTCGGGGTCGAGATTAGTACGTATGGTTAGGGCCGGTAATTAA